From the Pseudodesulfovibrio indicus genome, the window CGGCGTCCGGCATGTGGGAGAGGAAGAACCCGTCCAGACAGACCATGGCGGGCAGAAGAACGTCGTTCTTCTCCGCCAGCTTGTAGGCGATCAGGATGAGGTCGAGGACCTCCTGGGCGGACTCGGCGTAGAACTGCATCCAGCCGCCGTCGCGTTCGGCCATGGCGTCCTGGTGGTCGCACCACAGGCTCCAGGGGCTGACCAGGGAGCGGTTGACCACGGGCATGACGATGGGCACGCGGCAACCGGCGGCGACGCCCAGCACCTCGTGCATCAGGGCAAGGCCGACCGAGGCCGTGGCGGTCCCGGCGCGGACGCCGGTCAACTGCGCGCCGATGGCGCAGGACATGGCCGAGTGTTCGGATTCCACGCGGATGTACTTCGCGTCCAGGGTGCCGTCGGTGACGTAATCGGCCAATTTCTCGGAGATCGGGCTTTGGGGGGTGATCGGATAGGCCGAGACCACTCGGATCCGCGCCAGCCGCATTCCTTCGGTGGCGGCCCCGTTGCCGTCGAGCATCACTCTTTTCATGACTTGCAGACTCCTTCTTCCGGCACCATGGAGATGCACTGTTTGGGACAGCGATTCGCGCAGATTCCGCAGCCCTTGCAGTACTCGAAATCAATGACGACGCTGGAGTCGTCATCCGCCTTGGTCACCGTGATGACGTTGGTCGGGCAGAACTTCTGGCATGTCCCGCAATAGATGCATTCCTCGCCGTTGATGACCGGACGCTCCAGCCGCCAACTGCCCGTGTTCGTTGCCAAGAAAACCGTTGCGACCGGCCCTTTCAGGGCCTTTTTTCCGCTAGTTGCTGCGGAGTTCATCGCATGCCTGCTGAGCTGCTGCGGCATTGATCTCACCTGCTTTTTTGAATTTTCTCGTGATGACGGCCTTTGTCGCCTCGATGCCGACCAGTCCTGCGCCTGCCATTGCCCCGCACATGGAGGAGTTGGGAATGTCCCGCTTGATGACGTCCACCGCGATGCGGCGGGCGCCGACGTAATAGGTCTTGTGCTTGTGGAAGGGATGGGAGGGATCGACGCACTCTTCATTGATGATGAAGACGGTATCGGGAGAGACGCCCTTCATGACGTCGACGCCCTTGTCCAGGACGGACATGTCGAAGATCACGACGTAGTCCGGATGATAGACGAACGACTTGAGCTTGATGGGCTTGTCGCTGAGCATCACGTCCGAATAGACGGGTGCGCCGCGGCGTTCATGCCCGTAAGCGGGAACAGCCTGAGCATACTGCCCCTCCTCGATCGCCACGGCTTCCGCAATGATCTTCGCGGCCGTGACCACGCCTTGGCCACCTATTCCGTAGAGCTTTATCTGTTTCAAGAGTTGTCCTCCATTATGGGGGTTGCACATCGTCTTTGGAAAATGCCGATCGTACTTGGATTGTTGGATGTTCTCCGAATGGCGTCCCCGATCGGGTACTGTACCCCAGAAAACGGTTTGCAAATCCGCCGCGATCGTTTCTTCCTGATGCGTTGCACCGCATATGGTTTTAGACGTTGGTAAAATCGGGACCCTATGCCGCTTGACACTGGAACACGGTATGCTGTACCCCAGTTCAGGTTCGGTTCTAGACCGAACGATTTTTGGTGTCAAGGGGGGAGGACGAACTTTGTCAAGCTTTATTCCCAACACCCCGAATAAAAGAGGGGAACCGGTTTTTTTCGGCTTGTCCCATTGGAAATCGGATGGCAGAAGGTTTGTCCGTCATCAAGACAAAGTGGAGGTCCGAGAGGAGCCTGGATTTGAAAGGCGCATTCCAACGGCCGGTGCAACCGGGAAACACAAGACAAGAACGGATGGAACCATGAACGTCATCAATATGAAGGAATCCTATGACGCGGAGTTTGTCCGTGCGGTGGAGCGGGAGAGCGGACAGAACGTCAGCTTGTGCTACCAGTGCGGAAACTGCACGGCGGGCTGCCCGTATACGGAATTTTACGACCTGCCGGTCAGCCGGATCATGCGGGGGCTGCAGGCCGGGCAGCGGGACGCACTGTTGTCCTGCCGTTCCCTCTGGCTGTGCGCCACCTGCGAGTCCTGCACCACGCGGTGTCCCAACAACATCGACGTGGCCACCATCATGGACGTGCTGCGGCACATGGCCCGCAAGGCGGGCAAGGCCCCGGAGCCCGCGGTGAAGACCTTCTGCGACGCCTTTCTCGACTCGGTGCGCCGCCACGGTCGGGTGTTCGAAATGGGCCTGATGACCCGGTACATGGCCCGCACGGGCCGATTCCTGAGCGATGTGGACCTGAGCCTCAAGGTCCTGCCCAAGCGCAAGCTCGCCATGCGACCGCACGACATCGTGGGCAAGGAGAGCATCGCCAGGATCTACGAACGGTATGACCGCAAGGAAGGGAAGCAATGAGCCGCAGTCTGAGATTCGCCTATTATCCCGGCTGTTCCGGTCAGGGAACGTCCATCGAGTACGACCGCTCGACCCGCGGCATCTGCCGGGCCCTCGGCATCGAGCTGGTGGACATCCCGGACTGGAGCTGCTGCGGTTCCACCCCGGCCCACACCGTGGACCACGTGCTCTCCGCCGCGCTGTCCGCGCGCAACATCCTGCAGGCCGAATCCCTGAAGGACGTCAGGGGCATCATCACGCCCTGCCCCAGCTGCCTGACCAACCTCAAGACGGCCGCCCGCCGCATGCGCGACGCGGACTTCAAGGCCCGGGTCGACAGCCTGCTGGACGCACCGTGCCGCAACGACCTGCCCGTCATGTCCGTGCTCCAGGTCATCTACCAGGAGCTGGGACCGGAAGCGGTCAAGGCCCGGGTGACCAGCCCGCTGACCGGGCTGAAGGTGGCCCCGTACTACGGCTGCATCATGAACCGCCCGCCGGAGATCATGGACTTTGACGACTGCGAAAACCCCATCGCCATGGACCGGCTCATGCTGGCCGCCGGGGCCGAGGTCATGCCCTTTCCCCTCAAGGTGGAATGCTGCGGGGCTTCCTTCGGCGTGGCCAGGAACGAGGTGGTCACCCGGCTGTCCGGCAAGCTGCTGGACGCCGCCGCGTGCTGCGGCGCGAGCGCCATGGTCACGGCCTGCCCGCTGTGCCAGATGAACCTGGACCTGCGCCAGGGGCAGATCAACCGGGCCAACGGCAGCAGGCACGACCTGCCCATATTCTACTACACGCAGCTCATCGGCATGGCCTTGGGCCTGAACGGCTCGGACCTCATGCTGGACAAGCTGTGCGTGGACCCCAAAACGCTGCTCCGGCATATGCGCGCCGCCCAGTCCGCGGCGGCGTCGTAACCGGCCAAGCCCCAAGGAGCGTCAATACATTATGCGAATCGGAGTTTTCGTCTGCCACTGCGGCAGCAATATCGCCGGGACGGTCGACGTCGAGCGGGTGGCCCTCGAGGCCCGCGCCTTTCCGGACGTGGCCTTTGCCAGCGACACCATGTACGCCTGCTCGGAACCGGGCCAGGCGGCCATCATCGAGGCCATCCGCGAGCACCGGCTCGACGGCGTGGTGGTCGCCTCTTGCACCCCGCGCATGCATGAGCCCACCTTCCGCAAAACCGTGGAGCGGGCGGGCCTGAACCGGTACATGTTCGAGATGGCCAACATCCGCGAGCACGTCTCGTGGATCGGCAAGGACACGGAGGCCAACACGCGCAAGGCCGCCGACCTGGTGCGCATGGCCGTGGCCAAGCTGGCCAACGACCGCACGCTGACCCCGAAGAAGTTCTCCATCAACAAGCGCGTGCTGGTCATCGGCGGCGGGGTCGCGGGCATCCAGGCAGCCCTGGATTGCGCCGACGGCGGCCTGGAGGTGGTGCTGGTGGAAAAGACCGCCACCATCGGCGGCAAGATGGCCAAGCTGGACAAGACCTTTCCGACCGTGGACTGTTCGAGCTGCATCCTCGGCCCCAAGATGGTGGACGTGGCCCAGCACCCGAACATCACCCTGTACGCCAGCTCCGAGGTGGCCGACATCGGCGGATACGTGGGCAATTTCAACGTCTCGGTCCGCAAGAAGGCCACCTATGTGGACTGGGACGCCTGCACCGGCTGCGGCCAGTGCACGGAGAAGTGTCCGAGCAAAAAGGCCACGGATCGCTTCAACGAGGAGATCGGCACGACCACGGCCATCAACATCCCGTTCCCCCAGGCCATCCCCAAGAAGGCGTCCATCGACCCCGAGTTCTGCATCAAGCTGACCAAGGGCAAGTGCGGCGTCTGCGAAAAGGTCTGCCCCACCCGGGCGATCCGCTACGACCAGCAGGACGAGGTGGTGGAGGAGGCCGTGGGGGCCATCATCGTGGCAACGGGCTACGACCTGTTCGACTGGACGCGGTATGGCGAATACGGCGGCGGGCGGTACCCGGACGTGATCACCTCCCTGCAGTACGAGCGGCTGCTCTCGGCCTCCGGCCCCACCGGCGGCCACGTGAAGCGGCCGTCCGACGGCAAGGAGCCCGAGACCGTGGTCTTCGTCCAGTGCGTGGGCTCCCGCGACAAGTCCGTGGGCCGTCCGTACTGTTCCGGCTTCTGCTGCATGTACACGGCCAAGCAGGCCATCCTGACCAAGGACCACATGCCCGAATCCCAGTCCTACGTCTTCTACATGGACATCCGCGCCCCGGGCAAGATGTACGACGAGTTCACCCGGCGGGCCATGGAGGAATACGGCACCCGGTACATCCGGGGCCGCGTGGCCATGATCTACCCCAAGGGCGACAAGTACGTGGTCCGGGGGGCGGACACCCTGATGGGCGGCCAGGTGGAGATCGAGGCGGACCTCGTGGTCCTGGCCGTGGGCGCCGAGGCCTCCGAGGGCGCGGCCCGGCTGGCCGAGAAGCTGCGGATCTCCTATGATTCCTACGGCTTCTACATGGAGAGCCACATCAAGCTGCGGCCGGTGGAGACCAACACCGCCGGGGTGTACCTGGCCGGTTCCTGCCAGGGTCCCAAGGACATCCCCGCGTCCGTGGCCCAGGGCGGCGCGGCCGCGTCCAAGGTGCAGAACCTGTTCTCCAAGGACCAGCTCGAAAGCGATCCCCAGATATCCAACGTGGCCATAAAGCGCTGCATCGGCTGCGGCAAATGCATCCAGACCTGTCCCTTCGGGGCCATCGAGACGGTGGACTTCCGGGGGATGACCAAGGCTTCGGTCATCGAGACCGTGTGCCAGGGCTGCGGCATCTGCACTTCGACCTGCCCCCAGGGGGCCATCCAGTTGCAGCACTTCACCGACAACCAGATCCTCGCGGAGGTCAACGCCCTGTGTCAGCAATCACCGTTCCGGAATTACGAATAGTCGGCTTCCTGTGCAACTGGTGCTCCTACGGCGGCGCCGACACCGCCGGAGTGGGCCGTTTCCAGCAGCCCACGGACCTGCGCATCATCCGCGTGCCCTGCTCGGGCCGCATCGACCCGCTGTTCGTGCTCAAGAGCCTGGTCAACGGCGCGGACGGCGTGCTCGTGTCCGGCTGCCATCCGCGCGACTGCCACTACTCCGAGGGCAATTTCTACGCCCGGCGGCGTCTGGAGGTGCTCAAGCGGTTCCTGCCCATACTCGGCATCGACGAGCGCCGTTTCGAGTACACCTGGGTCTCGGCCTCGGAAGGCCAGAAGTGGAAGAACGTGGTCCAGACCTTTACCGAACACATCCACGAGCTGGGTCCCGCGCCCAGGCTCGACGCCTCGCTGGTCAAGACGGCGGAAGCCCTGCTGACCGATGCGGCCTGACGGAGAACGCAATGTCGAATCTTGAAGAACTGAAACACGAAATCAAAAAGCGGCTGCCGGACCTGGACGTGGTCATCGGCTGGGAGCAGGGTTTCGACCCGCTGCGGACCAGCCCCCTGTTCATGCGCACCGCGGAGGACGTGGACCGGCTCCTGTGGGGCCCCCTGTGCGTCCACAACCTGGCCACCTACCTGCCCGGGCTCAAAGGCCGGAAGGTCGGCATCGTGGTCAAGGGGTGTGACGGCCGCTCGGTGGTCGAGCTGCTCCAGGAGAAGCTCATCGATCGCGACCAGGTGGTCGTCTTCGCCATGCCCTGCGAGGGGGTGCTGTCCCTGCGCAAGGTCCAAAAAGCCGTGGGCGACCTGGACTATGTGGAGAGCGTGGAGACGGACGCGGACGGCGTGCGGATCACGGCGGACGGCGTCGACCACCTCTTGCGGTTCGAGGACGTGGCCGCCTCCAAATGCGCCCGCTGCGGCGTGCACACCGCCCCGCTGTCGGACGTCCTCGTGGGCGCCGCCGACGCCCGCGAGGCCGAGGACGACTATGCGGACGTAACCGCGTTCGAGACCCGGCCCCAGGAGGAGCGTCTGGCCTTCTGGCTGAGCGAGATGGACCGCTGCGTACGCTGCTACGCCTGCCGCAACGCCTGCCCCCTGTGCGTCTGCCGCGACCACTGCGTGGCCCAGAGCCGCGATCCCCACTGGCTCTCGCAGGAAGACTCCGTGCGGGACAAGTGGTTCTTCCAGATGATCCACGCCGTGCATCTGGCCGGACGGTGCACCGAGTGCGGCGAATGCGAGCGGGCCTGTCCCGTGGGCATTCCCCTGCTGCTCTTCAAGCGCAAGATGAACAAGGAGATCCGCGAGCTGTTCGGCTACCGGGCGGGCATGGACGTCAACGCCGTGCCGCCCCTCCAGGCGTTCAAGGTCGAAGAGGACAACATCAAGGAGAGGACACTGTAATGGCCGCCAAATTCCTTGCGAAAGACAATCTGTCCCCGTGGCTGGCCGAGCTCTCCGCGGCCTACCGCACCCTGGTCCCCCACCGGGAGGGCGAGGCGGTGGTCTTCCGGAAGTTCCATTCCGGCATGGTTCCCGAGCTGGGGCTGCGGCCCACGGTGTCGCCCAAGGGGGCGGTGTTCCCGCAGTGCGAGCCGCTGATGACCTTCCGCTACGACAAGGACGCGGACGATCCCGGCAAGGTCCGGGTGTCCGTGCGCGAACGAAAGGACGAGACCCCGACCGTGGTCGTCGGAGCGCGGAGCTGCGACGCCGCCGGGTTCAACAGCTTCGACCGCGTCTACGTCACGGACAAGGTCACGGATCAGAACTACCTGGCCCGCCGGACGCGCACCCTGATCGTGACCCTGGCCTGCACCAGGCCCGCCACCACCTGTTTCTGCAACTGGGTGGGCGGCGGTCCGGGGGATACGGCCGGTGCGGACGTGCGCATGACCCCGCTTTCCGACGGTTGGCTGCTGGAATCCGTCACCGAGCGGGGCGAAACCCTGCTGGACGGCGCCCTGCTCGAAGACGGCGCGTCCCGCGAGTCCGAGGCCCGCGCCGTTCTGGAGGCGGCCGAAGGGGCCATGACCCCGGGACCGGACCTGTCCGCCGCGCCCGCCAAGCTGCTCGCGCTGTTCGACGACGCCGGTTTCTGGGAGGCCGCGACCGCCAAGTGTTTGAGCTGCGGGGCCTGCACCTATCTCTGTCCGACCTGCTACTGCTTCAACATCACGGACGAGCAGTGCGGTCTGGAGGGCGTGCGGCTGCGCACCTGGGACAACTGCATGTCCTCCCAGTTCACGGAGGAGGCCAGCGGACACAATCCCCGGCCCACCAAGGGACATCGCTTCAAGAACCGGATCGGGCACAAGTTCGGCTACTACCCTTCCCTGCACGGCGGCGCGATCGCCTGCGTGGGCTGCGGGCGGTGCATCAAGAGCTGCCCGGTCTCCATGGACGTCCGCGAGGTCGTGCGCAACGTTTTGGCCGCGCCCGCCGGCCCGGAGGAGATATAGTCATGCTGCTGGAACTCGACATGGCCGACGCCAGGAACCCCTACATGCCCGCCATGGGCACGATCATCGAGATCATCCGGGAGACGCCGAACATCAAGACCCTTCGGATCGTGCTCGACGACGAGCGGGCCATGAAGGACTTCACGTTCCATCCCGGCCAGGTGGGCCAGCTGTCCGTATTCGGCACGGGCGAGTCCACCTTCGTCATCAACTCCTCGCCCACGCGCATGGACTACCTGCAGTTCAGCATCATGCGGACGGGCGAGGTCACGGAAAAGCTGCACACCCTGTCCGTGGGCGACCAGGTGGGCGTGCGCGCCCCGCTGGGCAACTGGTTCCCCTACGAGGACCTGAAGGGGCGGGACATCGTGTTCGTGGGCGGCGGCATCGGCATGGCCCCGCTGCGCACGCTGCTCGTCTACATGCTCGACAACCGGGCGGACTACGGCAACATTTCCCTGCTGTACGGGGCGCGCTCGCCCCAGGACATGGCCTTCAGCTATGAGTTGCCCGACTGGCTGGGCCGCGAGGACCTGAACACGGTCCTGACCATCGACAACCCGGCCGAGGGCTGGGAGCACAAGGTCGGGCTGATCCCCAACGTCCTGCTGGAGATGAACCCCTCGCCCGAGAACTGCGTGGCCGTCACCTGCGGCCCGCCCATCATGATCAAGTTCACCCTCCAGGCCCTGGCCAAGCTCGGCTTCGGAGACGACCAGATCCTGACCACCCTGGAGAAGCGCATGAAGTGCGGGGTCGGCCTGTGCGGCCGCTGCAACATCGGCGGCAAATACGTCTGCCAGGACGGCCCGGTCTTCTCCTATGCCGAGCTCAAGGAACTGCCCAACGAGCTCTAGCCAACCCCAACACACGGAGTCATCATGGCGAGTTTTTTCAAAGCCAATGAAATCGCCCGGACGGCGGTGGATATAGAGCGGAAGGGGCGGGCGTTCTACCTGTGCCTGGAGGAGAACGCCCGCAGCGACGAGACGCGGGAACTGTTCCGTTTTCTGGCCGCCGAAGAGGGGCGGCACGAAGGGATATTCCAGGCACTTCTGGACCGCCTGGGAGACATTGAGCTGCCCGCCTGGGCGACCGGCGAGGAATACGGCATGTATATCCAGGGCTTGATCGAGTCCCATGCCCTTTTCTCCGACCCGGAGGCCGAAAGCCGCATGGCCGCCATGGCCGATGAACGGGAGGCCATCCGCATGGCCATGGGTTTCGAGAAGGACACCCTGCTGTTCTTCGTTGAAATGGAAGCGTTTGTCCCGGACCGCGAAAAGGGGGCCGTGCGCGAGTGCATCAAAGAGGAACAGCTGCACCTGGCCCGGCTGCAACGCATGTACAGCAAGCTGTAAACGTAGGGACGGAATCAAAGGGGACGGGTCAAGGTCCCGCGCTTTATTCGTCCCGCATGGTTCCGCTCGAAAAAACGCCGGTGGCATTTCAATCGTCCATGATTGTATCCGCAGAGCGCCCGCGATAGACCAACTGTAAGCGCCCGCCTTGTTTTTTCAACAAGGCGGGCGCTTACAGTTGGAAAACGTGGCGGGTACTTGCAAGCATCCCGCAGCTCGCCCCGCCCCAAATCGCGGGTTGTTTTTCAAAAAGACAGGAAACAAAGGAAACCTTCCCATACCGGAAAGCCCTCGCGAAGCGACCCAAAAAGTTTTGAAAGGGAGAGGGGATGGGGGTCTGGGGGAAGGGGAGAGGGGAAACTTTTACAAAAGTTTCCCCTCTCCCCTTCCCCCAGCCGCCGGAGGCAGCTTCACAAAAAAGACCCCCGCCGGAGGAGTGGCGGGGGTCGGGGTGCAACAGTCGGAGCGAGAGTGTGAGTTCGCTGCCGTTAGTCGATGGGGTTGAGGGCTTCGTAGACCTTGCCCACCATTTCGTCATTGGGGGTCAGGGTTTTTTCGCCCGGGGTCCACTTGGCGGGGCAGACCTCGGCGGGGTGGTCCTTGAGATAGTTGTTGGCTTCCATCTTGCGGACCAGCTCGTCGAC encodes:
- a CDS encoding 4Fe-4S dicluster domain-containing protein; translated protein: MAAKFLAKDNLSPWLAELSAAYRTLVPHREGEAVVFRKFHSGMVPELGLRPTVSPKGAVFPQCEPLMTFRYDKDADDPGKVRVSVRERKDETPTVVVGARSCDAAGFNSFDRVYVTDKVTDQNYLARRTRTLIVTLACTRPATTCFCNWVGGGPGDTAGADVRMTPLSDGWLLESVTERGETLLDGALLEDGASRESEARAVLEAAEGAMTPGPDLSAAPAKLLALFDDAGFWEAATAKCLSCGACTYLCPTCYCFNITDEQCGLEGVRLRTWDNCMSSQFTEEASGHNPRPTKGHRFKNRIGHKFGYYPSLHGGAIACVGCGRCIKSCPVSMDVREVVRNVLAAPAGPEEI
- a CDS encoding 4Fe-4S binding protein codes for the protein MATNTGSWRLERPVINGEECIYCGTCQKFCPTNVITVTKADDDSSVVIDFEYCKGCGICANRCPKQCISMVPEEGVCKS
- a CDS encoding ferritin-like domain-containing protein → MASFFKANEIARTAVDIERKGRAFYLCLEENARSDETRELFRFLAAEEGRHEGIFQALLDRLGDIELPAWATGEEYGMYIQGLIESHALFSDPEAESRMAAMADEREAIRMAMGFEKDTLLFFVEMEAFVPDREKGAVRECIKEEQLHLARLQRMYSKL
- a CDS encoding 4Fe-4S dicluster domain-containing protein, translating into MNVINMKESYDAEFVRAVERESGQNVSLCYQCGNCTAGCPYTEFYDLPVSRIMRGLQAGQRDALLSCRSLWLCATCESCTTRCPNNIDVATIMDVLRHMARKAGKAPEPAVKTFCDAFLDSVRRHGRVFEMGLMTRYMARTGRFLSDVDLSLKVLPKRKLAMRPHDIVGKESIARIYERYDRKEGKQ
- a CDS encoding FAD/NAD(P)-binding protein; translated protein: MLLELDMADARNPYMPAMGTIIEIIRETPNIKTLRIVLDDERAMKDFTFHPGQVGQLSVFGTGESTFVINSSPTRMDYLQFSIMRTGEVTEKLHTLSVGDQVGVRAPLGNWFPYEDLKGRDIVFVGGGIGMAPLRTLLVYMLDNRADYGNISLLYGARSPQDMAFSYELPDWLGREDLNTVLTIDNPAEGWEHKVGLIPNVLLEMNPSPENCVAVTCGPPIMIKFTLQALAKLGFGDDQILTTLEKRMKCGVGLCGRCNIGGKYVCQDGPVFSYAELKELPNEL
- a CDS encoding CoB--CoM heterodisulfide reductase iron-sulfur subunit B family protein, which translates into the protein MSRSLRFAYYPGCSGQGTSIEYDRSTRGICRALGIELVDIPDWSCCGSTPAHTVDHVLSAALSARNILQAESLKDVRGIITPCPSCLTNLKTAARRMRDADFKARVDSLLDAPCRNDLPVMSVLQVIYQELGPEAVKARVTSPLTGLKVAPYYGCIMNRPPEIMDFDDCENPIAMDRLMLAAGAEVMPFPLKVECCGASFGVARNEVVTRLSGKLLDAAACCGASAMVTACPLCQMNLDLRQGQINRANGSRHDLPIFYYTQLIGMALGLNGSDLMLDKLCVDPKTLLRHMRAAQSAAAS
- a CDS encoding 2-oxoacid:acceptor oxidoreductase family protein; its protein translation is MKQIKLYGIGGQGVVTAAKIIAEAVAIEEGQYAQAVPAYGHERRGAPVYSDVMLSDKPIKLKSFVYHPDYVVIFDMSVLDKGVDVMKGVSPDTVFIINEECVDPSHPFHKHKTYYVGARRIAVDVIKRDIPNSSMCGAMAGAGLVGIEATKAVITRKFKKAGEINAAAAQQACDELRSN
- a CDS encoding 4Fe-4S dicluster domain-containing protein, encoding MSNLEELKHEIKKRLPDLDVVIGWEQGFDPLRTSPLFMRTAEDVDRLLWGPLCVHNLATYLPGLKGRKVGIVVKGCDGRSVVELLQEKLIDRDQVVVFAMPCEGVLSLRKVQKAVGDLDYVESVETDADGVRITADGVDHLLRFEDVAASKCARCGVHTAPLSDVLVGAADAREAEDDYADVTAFETRPQEERLAFWLSEMDRCVRCYACRNACPLCVCRDHCVAQSRDPHWLSQEDSVRDKWFFQMIHAVHLAGRCTECGECERACPVGIPLLLFKRKMNKEIRELFGYRAGMDVNAVPPLQAFKVEEDNIKERTL
- a CDS encoding CoB--CoM heterodisulfide reductase iron-sulfur subunit A family protein, with the protein product MRIGVFVCHCGSNIAGTVDVERVALEARAFPDVAFASDTMYACSEPGQAAIIEAIREHRLDGVVVASCTPRMHEPTFRKTVERAGLNRYMFEMANIREHVSWIGKDTEANTRKAADLVRMAVAKLANDRTLTPKKFSINKRVLVIGGGVAGIQAALDCADGGLEVVLVEKTATIGGKMAKLDKTFPTVDCSSCILGPKMVDVAQHPNITLYASSEVADIGGYVGNFNVSVRKKATYVDWDACTGCGQCTEKCPSKKATDRFNEEIGTTTAINIPFPQAIPKKASIDPEFCIKLTKGKCGVCEKVCPTRAIRYDQQDEVVEEAVGAIIVATGYDLFDWTRYGEYGGGRYPDVITSLQYERLLSASGPTGGHVKRPSDGKEPETVVFVQCVGSRDKSVGRPYCSGFCCMYTAKQAILTKDHMPESQSYVFYMDIRAPGKMYDEFTRRAMEEYGTRYIRGRVAMIYPKGDKYVVRGADTLMGGQVEIEADLVVLAVGAEASEGAARLAEKLRISYDSYGFYMESHIKLRPVETNTAGVYLAGSCQGPKDIPASVAQGGAAASKVQNLFSKDQLESDPQISNVAIKRCIGCGKCIQTCPFGAIETVDFRGMTKASVIETVCQGCGICTSTCPQGAIQLQHFTDNQILAEVNALCQQSPFRNYE
- a CDS encoding hydrogenase iron-sulfur subunit translates to MSAITVPELRIVGFLCNWCSYGGADTAGVGRFQQPTDLRIIRVPCSGRIDPLFVLKSLVNGADGVLVSGCHPRDCHYSEGNFYARRRLEVLKRFLPILGIDERRFEYTWVSASEGQKWKNVVQTFTEHIHELGPAPRLDASLVKTAEALLTDAA